Proteins encoded by one window of Marixanthomonas sp. SCSIO 43207:
- a CDS encoding ComEC/Rec2 family competence protein produces MKFINFAVVKFAVFLTLGILAAYYFSVSYLMLPYLPVILILLFIIWKIEKKQLKKSFVFGLLTYLFFFGVGFSGYQVTFPQFQKNHYSHRIPEKTKPGNILLSLKITEILKPDRLNNKYLAECISVSNKKTKGKLLVNIQKDSLTKQHTIDDILLVSTKIVKIQKPLNPHQFDYAAYMEKLGVYNQVRISRNAILKVKKGEYTLRGIAERIRQHLISKLKKSSITKDEQSIIQALVLGQRRDIDKTLYANYAAAGAVHILAVSGLHVGILFFILKWLFYPLRSIKRGKLVEGILIILCLFCFALLAGLSPSVVRAATMFSLFLFAEQIQKPTNSINTLFLSYLLLLLINPLWLFQVGFQLSYLAVLFILLIQPKLFGYWYPKNWFLRKFWAIVTVTIAAQLGVIPLSLYYFHQFPGLFILTNVGVLPFLGILLGAGILIVLLSTIDLLPEWLSFLYNKFVSTLNSFINWVAKQDAFLFQDIHFSEIKVISLYLIIVSLVVLLKRFSPRRLQAALVAVCLLLSAYIYDKYKASSNELIVFHKSRTTAIGIKQKTTLMILRNDSLLNLDTYPFKGYRTEMQIDSFSEREIPSVFSYNNKSILILDSLGIVPKNKIIDIVILTSSPRVNLERLIKTVRPSQIIADGNNYKSYVKRWSQTCEKKKLPFYYTGNKGAFILE; encoded by the coding sequence ATGAAGTTTATAAACTTTGCTGTGGTAAAATTTGCGGTGTTCCTCACTTTGGGAATACTAGCCGCTTATTACTTTTCAGTTTCGTATTTAATGTTACCCTATTTACCGGTAATTTTAATATTGCTTTTTATCATTTGGAAAATTGAAAAAAAGCAACTTAAAAAGTCATTTGTATTTGGGCTATTAACGTATCTATTTTTCTTCGGAGTGGGTTTTTCCGGTTATCAAGTAACGTTTCCTCAATTTCAAAAAAATCACTATTCACACCGTATTCCAGAAAAAACAAAGCCTGGAAACATATTACTTTCTTTAAAAATTACTGAAATATTAAAACCAGATCGCTTAAACAATAAATATTTAGCCGAATGTATTTCGGTTTCAAACAAAAAAACTAAAGGCAAACTCTTAGTAAACATTCAAAAAGATTCTCTTACTAAGCAACATACTATTGACGATATTTTATTAGTATCTACCAAAATTGTCAAGATTCAGAAACCCTTAAACCCACATCAATTTGACTATGCAGCTTATATGGAAAAGTTAGGTGTATACAATCAAGTACGCATTAGTCGTAATGCCATTTTAAAAGTAAAAAAAGGAGAGTACACACTTCGCGGAATTGCCGAAAGGATTCGACAACATCTTATAAGCAAACTTAAAAAAAGCTCTATAACTAAGGATGAGCAATCAATTATTCAGGCTTTGGTTTTGGGACAGCGTCGAGATATTGATAAAACGTTGTATGCTAATTATGCCGCAGCTGGAGCTGTACATATTTTGGCAGTTTCAGGCTTACACGTTGGTATTTTATTTTTCATATTAAAATGGCTGTTTTATCCATTAAGAAGCATAAAACGTGGAAAACTAGTTGAAGGCATATTAATAATACTATGTTTATTTTGCTTTGCACTACTTGCCGGTTTGTCACCATCTGTAGTGAGAGCTGCAACCATGTTTTCGTTATTTCTCTTTGCCGAACAAATACAGAAACCCACCAATAGCATAAACACATTATTTTTATCGTATTTGCTGTTGTTACTTATAAACCCTTTATGGTTATTTCAAGTAGGGTTTCAGTTAAGTTACTTGGCTGTTCTTTTTATATTATTGATACAACCAAAACTATTCGGGTATTGGTATCCAAAAAACTGGTTTTTAAGAAAATTTTGGGCTATTGTTACTGTAACGATAGCCGCACAACTGGGTGTAATTCCTTTAAGTTTATATTATTTTCATCAATTTCCTGGATTATTTATACTTACAAATGTCGGGGTGTTACCCTTTTTGGGAATCTTGCTAGGAGCCGGTATTTTAATTGTTTTACTTTCTACGATTGATTTACTTCCTGAATGGTTATCCTTTCTCTATAATAAATTTGTTTCTACGTTAAATTCTTTTATCAACTGGGTTGCCAAACAAGATGCTTTTTTGTTTCAAGACATTCACTTTTCTGAAATAAAAGTAATCTCCTTATACCTCATAATTGTTTCTTTAGTAGTATTACTGAAACGATTTTCTCCTAGACGCTTACAGGCAGCCTTAGTAGCCGTTTGCTTGCTACTTTCAGCATACATTTATGATAAATATAAAGCGTCAAGCAATGAATTGATTGTATTTCATAAAAGTAGAACTACTGCAATTGGTATAAAACAAAAGACTACTTTAATGATTTTACGCAATGATAGCCTTTTAAACTTAGATACTTATCCCTTTAAAGGATATCGCACTGAAATGCAAATTGATAGTTTTTCAGAAAGAGAAATACCTAGTGTGTTTTCCTACAACAATAAGTCAATTTTAATACTTGATAGCCTAGGCATTGTTCCAAAAAACAAAATTATAGATATTGTTATTTTAACAAGCAGTCCCCGAGTAAATCTAGAGCGATTGATTAAAACTGTTAGACCTTCACAAATTATAGCTGACGGAAATAATTACAAGTCATATGTAAAAAGATGGAGTCAAACGTGTGAAAAGAAAAAGCTCCCTTTTTACTATACTGGTAACAAGGGAGCCTTCATTTTAGAGTAG
- a CDS encoding 2Fe-2S iron-sulfur cluster-binding protein — protein MAKFHKLKIKDIYKETDDCSVVVFDVPENLSEVFKFRQGQHLTLKADIDGEDTRRSYSLCSSPADNEWKVAVKQIYGGKFSTFVNETLQAGDELEVMEPSGMFGVNAEPEKAKNYLFFAAGSGITPVLSMIKTHLALEPDATCKLFYVNKTAKSIIFKEELEQLRNQYFGRLEIYYFLTRERRDIELFNGRFDDEKMKVLTNTFIDIPDTSEVFLCGPEQMVHYVSNYLVEAGLPKHLVHFELFVTGLSEEDKKRAERLAKQNVEGVEVTIVDGGKEFEFIMTKEYDNILDAALGAGADLPFACKGGVCSTCKCKLLEGDLEMKINYALEDHEVAQDYILSCQAVPTSSKVKVDFDV, from the coding sequence GTGGCAAAATTTCATAAACTAAAAATAAAAGACATCTACAAAGAGACAGATGACTGTTCTGTAGTTGTTTTTGACGTACCAGAAAACCTTTCTGAAGTTTTCAAATTTAGACAAGGACAACATCTTACTTTAAAAGCTGATATTGATGGTGAAGATACTCGAAGATCGTACAGCTTGTGTTCAAGTCCGGCAGACAATGAATGGAAAGTAGCTGTAAAGCAAATTTACGGCGGTAAATTCTCAACTTTTGTCAATGAAACTTTACAAGCTGGCGATGAACTTGAAGTAATGGAGCCTAGTGGTATGTTTGGAGTCAATGCCGAACCTGAAAAAGCGAAAAACTATCTCTTTTTTGCTGCAGGTAGTGGTATAACTCCAGTTTTATCTATGATCAAAACGCATTTAGCGTTAGAGCCTGATGCCACTTGTAAGTTGTTTTATGTGAATAAAACCGCAAAATCCATTATCTTTAAGGAAGAGTTAGAACAACTTCGTAATCAGTACTTTGGCAGATTAGAGATTTATTATTTCTTAACCCGTGAAAGACGAGATATAGAATTATTTAACGGTCGTTTTGATGATGAGAAAATGAAAGTATTAACCAATACGTTTATTGATATTCCAGATACTAGTGAAGTATTCTTATGTGGTCCAGAACAAATGGTTCATTATGTAAGTAATTATTTAGTAGAAGCTGGTCTCCCTAAGCATTTAGTTCATTTTGAATTATTTGTTACAGGTCTTTCAGAAGAAGATAAAAAACGTGCCGAACGTTTGGCAAAGCAAAATGTTGAAGGAGTTGAAGTAACCATAGTAGATGGAGGAAAAGAGTTTGAGTTTATCATGACAAAAGAGTATGATAATATTCTAGATGCCGCCCTAGGGGCAGGAGCAGATTTGCCGTTTGCGTGTAAAGGTGGAGTTTGTAGCACTTGTAAATGTAAGTTGCTAGAAGGAGACCTTGAAATGAAAATAAATTATGCCTTAGAAGATCACGAAGTAGCACAAGATTATATACTTAGCTGTCAAGCTGTGCCTACATCTTCAAAAGTAAAGGTAGATTTTGATGTTTAA
- the paaA gene encoding 1,2-phenylacetyl-CoA epoxidase subunit PaaA, translating into MSEKEVKNLEEIFEARIARDDKIEPKDWMPEKYRKTHIRQISQHAHSEIVGMLPEGNWITRAPSLRRKAALLAKVQDEAGHGLYLYSACETLGISREDMYEQLHSGKAKYSSIFNYPTITWADIGAIGWLVDGAAIINQVPLCNTSFGPYARAMVRVCKEESFHQRQGYEIMLTLCNGTEEQKEMAQDALNRWWWPSLMMFGPTDDMSTHTEQSMKWKLKRKTNDELRQQFIDQTVPQADILGITVPDPDLKWNEETGHYDFGEIDWDEFWQVVKGHGPCNKERMKARVDAWENGEWVRDAAMAHAQKKANKNVAKAS; encoded by the coding sequence ATGAGTGAAAAAGAAGTGAAAAATTTAGAAGAAATATTTGAAGCACGCATTGCGCGTGATGATAAGATAGAGCCAAAAGATTGGATGCCTGAAAAATATAGAAAAACGCACATTAGGCAAATATCACAACACGCCCATTCTGAAATTGTAGGGATGCTTCCGGAAGGGAACTGGATTACCAGAGCACCCTCGTTGCGAAGAAAAGCAGCCTTATTGGCCAAGGTTCAAGATGAAGCTGGTCACGGGTTGTATCTATATTCGGCTTGTGAAACGTTAGGAATTTCAAGAGAAGACATGTACGAGCAGTTGCATTCAGGAAAAGCAAAATACTCATCAATTTTTAACTACCCAACAATCACCTGGGCAGACATAGGTGCCATAGGTTGGTTGGTAGATGGCGCAGCTATTATTAATCAAGTGCCACTGTGTAATACATCTTTTGGTCCTTACGCTCGTGCTATGGTACGTGTTTGTAAAGAAGAAAGTTTTCACCAACGTCAAGGATACGAGATTATGTTAACGCTTTGCAATGGAACTGAAGAGCAGAAAGAAATGGCGCAAGATGCATTAAATCGCTGGTGGTGGCCAAGTTTGATGATGTTTGGACCTACAGATGATATGTCTACGCATACTGAACAATCTATGAAATGGAAGCTAAAACGTAAAACCAACGATGAATTGCGTCAACAATTTATTGATCAAACCGTTCCTCAAGCCGATATTTTAGGAATTACCGTTCCAGATCCAGATTTAAAATGGAATGAAGAAACCGGTCATTATGATTTTGGAGAAATTGATTGGGATGAGTTCTGGCAGGTAGTAAAAGGTCACGGTCCTTGTAATAAAGAACGCATGAAAGCCAGAGTAGATGCTTGGGAAAATGGAGAGTGGGTTCGTGATGCAGCAATGGCGCACGCTCAAAAGAAAGCTAATAAAAACGTAGCAAAAGCAAGTTAA
- the paaB gene encoding 1,2-phenylacetyl-CoA epoxidase subunit PaaB has translation MENNKKNWPLWEIFVRSKNGLEHRHFGSLHAADAEMALENARDVYTRRNEGVSIWVVESKNITASNPKDNGELFEPAQDKVYRHPTFYDLPDDVKHM, from the coding sequence ATGGAAAACAATAAAAAAAATTGGCCCTTGTGGGAAATATTTGTTCGAAGTAAAAACGGACTAGAACACCGTCACTTTGGGAGTCTTCACGCTGCAGATGCCGAAATGGCCTTAGAAAATGCACGAGATGTCTACACAAGGCGCAATGAAGGTGTAAGTATTTGGGTTGTTGAAAGTAAAAATATTACAGCGTCAAACCCTAAAGATAACGGTGAGTTATTTGAACCAGCACAGGATAAAGTATACCGTCATCCTACTTTTTATGATTTACCAGATGATGTAAAACACATGTAA
- the paaC gene encoding 1,2-phenylacetyl-CoA epoxidase subunit PaaC, protein MKKSLYNYIIGIADNSLILAQRLGELCGHGPTLETDIATTNISLDLLGQTRSYYQYAAKLTEQEEKTEDDIAFLRIEREYKNVLLVEQPNTHFGYIIARQFLFDVYHLMLMQKLQNSKDEVLSAIAKKGIKEVSYHKRFSSDWVKRLGDGTAESKEKMQEAINDLWRFTDELFDETEADKEMIKQEIGVAVSEMKEAYYEEVSEILKEATLNVPERKYFTRGGKKGIHTEHMGYILADLQYMQRTYPNMTW, encoded by the coding sequence ATGAAAAAGAGTTTATACAATTACATAATTGGCATTGCCGATAATTCGCTTATTCTTGCTCAAAGGCTGGGTGAACTTTGTGGTCACGGTCCAACCCTAGAAACCGATATTGCAACCACAAATATTTCACTAGATTTATTAGGCCAGACCCGCAGTTATTACCAATATGCAGCAAAACTCACCGAACAAGAAGAAAAAACAGAAGACGATATTGCCTTTTTGAGAATTGAAAGAGAGTATAAAAATGTACTCTTAGTTGAACAGCCTAATACTCATTTTGGCTACATTATAGCACGTCAATTTTTGTTTGATGTATATCACTTAATGTTGATGCAAAAACTTCAAAATAGCAAAGACGAGGTGCTTTCAGCTATTGCAAAAAAAGGAATAAAAGAAGTAAGTTATCACAAACGATTTTCTTCAGATTGGGTAAAACGTTTAGGTGATGGCACAGCAGAAAGTAAAGAAAAAATGCAAGAGGCTATAAATGATTTGTGGCGTTTTACAGACGAGTTGTTTGATGAGACTGAAGCCGACAAAGAAATGATTAAACAAGAAATAGGAGTAGCTGTTTCTGAAATGAAAGAAGCTTATTATGAAGAAGTTTCAGAAATATTAAAAGAAGCTACACTTAATGTACCAGAAAGAAAGTACTTCACTCGCGGAGGGAAAAAAGGTATTCACACCGAACATATGGGCTATATTTTGGCCGATTTACAGTACATGCAACGCACCTACCCAAATATGACTTGGTAA
- the paaD gene encoding 1,2-phenylacetyl-CoA epoxidase subunit PaaD translates to MTETLKANIDSHLIPVLKTVSDPEIPVLTVLDLGVIREATEQEDGVVSIKLTPTYSGCPAMDVIGDDLKKAFSEIGKKATIDLILSPAWSTDWISEEGLQKMEAYGIARPLTETADKGVLLDNKKLVKCTNCGSTNTHLVSQFGSTACKALFKCDDCQEPFDYFKCLK, encoded by the coding sequence ATGACCGAAACACTCAAAGCAAATATAGATTCACATTTAATTCCGGTTTTGAAAACAGTTTCAGACCCCGAAATTCCTGTGCTTACTGTATTAGACTTGGGAGTAATACGTGAAGCTACCGAGCAAGAAGATGGCGTAGTATCTATTAAATTAACACCCACCTATTCAGGTTGTCCGGCTATGGATGTTATAGGTGATGATTTAAAAAAAGCCTTTTCTGAAATAGGAAAAAAAGCAACCATTGACCTAATTCTTTCTCCAGCCTGGAGCACCGATTGGATTTCAGAAGAAGGACTTCAAAAAATGGAAGCTTACGGTATTGCACGTCCATTAACCGAAACAGCAGACAAAGGCGTATTGCTAGACAATAAAAAATTAGTAAAATGTACCAATTGTGGGAGTACAAACACCCACTTGGTCAGTCAATTTGGTTCAACAGCCTGTAAAGCGCTCTTTAAGTGTGATGACTGTCAAGAACCATTTGATTATTTTAAGTGTTTAAAGTAA
- a CDS encoding enoyl-CoA hydratase-related protein — protein MSSITTHIENKVATITLNRPEKFNSFNREMAFLLQDELDACENNADVRAIVLVGNGKAFCAGQDLIEVTSPELNPGFKKILEEHYNPIIKKIRSIEKPIVAAVNGVAAGAGANIALACDIVIASEAASFIQAFSKIGLIPDSAGTFFLPRLIGFQKASALMMLGDKVSATEAEKLGMVYRVVSSETFMQEVNNVANNLANMPTKALGLTKRLLNESMSNDLESQLEMESKLQIESAQSEDYAEGVDAFVNKRKPNFKGK, from the coding sequence ATGAGCAGCATAACCACACATATAGAAAACAAAGTAGCAACCATTACCTTAAACCGTCCCGAAAAGTTTAACAGCTTTAATCGTGAGATGGCTTTTTTATTACAAGATGAATTAGATGCTTGCGAAAACAATGCAGATGTTAGGGCTATTGTTTTAGTCGGAAATGGGAAAGCATTTTGTGCGGGACAAGACTTGATAGAGGTGACATCACCAGAATTGAATCCCGGTTTCAAAAAAATACTAGAAGAACATTACAACCCAATTATAAAAAAAATACGAAGCATTGAAAAACCAATTGTAGCTGCCGTAAACGGTGTAGCAGCCGGTGCAGGAGCCAATATTGCATTGGCGTGTGATATTGTAATTGCTTCAGAGGCGGCGAGTTTTATTCAAGCATTTAGTAAAATTGGTTTGATTCCAGATAGCGCCGGGACTTTCTTTTTACCTAGATTAATTGGGTTTCAGAAAGCATCTGCTTTAATGATGTTGGGTGATAAAGTTTCTGCTACAGAGGCAGAAAAATTAGGAATGGTGTATCGCGTTGTTTCTTCAGAAACGTTTATGCAAGAGGTAAATAATGTTGCAAACAACTTGGCGAATATGCCTACAAAAGCACTAGGGCTCACTAAGCGCTTGTTAAATGAATCAATGTCTAACGATTTAGAAAGTCAGTTAGAAATGGAGTCAAAGCTACAAATTGAATCTGCTCAAAGTGAAGATTATGCAGAAGGTGTAGACGCATTTGTAAACAAAAGAAAACCAAATTTTAAAGGAAAGTAA
- a CDS encoding 3-hydroxyacyl-CoA dehydrogenase NAD-binding domain-containing protein yields MIKHVGIIGSGTMGSGIAQVAATAGCSVKLYDTNSEALDKAKTALEKILNRLIEKGRIDEAEKNRIQSNISYVDSLKELSDSELTIEAIVENLDIKKKVFQELESYVSKKTIIASNTSSLSIASIASSLKKPKRCIGIHFFNPAPLMKLVEVIPAIQTSDKVLRKTMMNIQNWGKIVAVAKDTPGFIVNRVARPFYGESLRIYEEGVADFATIDWALKSIGGFRMGPFELMDFIGNDVNYTVTETVFKAFYYDPRYKPSFTQKRFAEAGYLGRKSGRGYYDYSEKATEPEPNQDVAMAQKIFDRVLVMLINEAADALFWNIASAEDIDNAMTKGVNYPKGLLAWADEKGIDWCVEKLDALYDEYREDRYRCSPILRKMSNESKTFF; encoded by the coding sequence ATGATTAAACACGTTGGAATAATAGGAAGTGGAACCATGGGAAGTGGCATTGCACAAGTTGCAGCAACTGCCGGATGTTCTGTAAAACTTTATGATACAAATTCCGAAGCATTAGATAAAGCTAAAACAGCTTTAGAAAAAATTTTAAATAGATTAATAGAAAAAGGACGTATTGATGAAGCCGAAAAAAACAGGATTCAAAGTAATATTTCATACGTTGATTCACTTAAAGAACTTAGTGATTCTGAATTGACTATTGAAGCTATTGTAGAAAATCTTGATATCAAAAAGAAAGTATTTCAAGAGCTAGAAAGCTATGTTTCAAAAAAAACAATTATTGCTTCAAACACATCATCTTTATCTATAGCATCTATTGCTTCATCTTTAAAGAAGCCAAAACGTTGTATTGGAATCCATTTTTTCAATCCGGCACCGTTAATGAAATTGGTAGAAGTAATTCCAGCAATCCAAACATCAGATAAAGTACTTCGGAAAACAATGATGAATATTCAAAACTGGGGTAAAATAGTTGCTGTAGCAAAAGATACACCCGGTTTTATCGTAAATAGAGTAGCACGGCCATTTTATGGCGAATCATTACGAATTTACGAAGAAGGCGTTGCAGACTTTGCTACTATTGACTGGGCGTTGAAATCAATTGGCGGTTTTAGAATGGGACCTTTTGAGTTGATGGATTTTATAGGAAACGATGTTAATTACACCGTAACCGAAACTGTTTTTAAGGCCTTTTATTATGATCCACGATACAAACCTTCTTTTACTCAAAAGCGCTTTGCTGAAGCAGGATACTTGGGTAGAAAATCTGGAAGAGGATATTATGATTATTCTGAAAAAGCAACCGAACCGGAGCCTAATCAAGATGTAGCAATGGCACAAAAGATTTTCGATCGTGTTTTAGTGATGTTAATCAACGAAGCCGCAGATGCATTATTTTGGAATATTGCTTCAGCAGAAGATATTGATAATGCGATGACAAAGGGAGTTAATTATCCGAAAGGATTACTCGCTTGGGCAGATGAAAAAGGTATTGACTGGTGCGTAGAAAAGCTCGATGCATTGTATGATGAATACCGTGAAGATCGTTATCGCTGTTCGCCCATTCTTAGAAAAATGAGTAACGAATCTAAAACATTTTTTTAA
- a CDS encoding PaaI family thioesterase: MIEGSDIPHKMLGQDAFSSWLGIEILEVELGRCKVGMTIRKEMLNSMNKAHGGISYSLADTAFGFAANTHGKYAVSIETSINHIEALNEGDYLIAESVIEKVNNKLGFNIVEVKRGDELVALFKGVVYRTSKDWE, translated from the coding sequence ATGATTGAGGGATCAGACATTCCGCATAAAATGTTAGGCCAAGACGCTTTTAGTTCTTGGTTAGGGATTGAGATACTAGAGGTTGAATTGGGTCGCTGTAAAGTAGGTATGACTATACGTAAAGAAATGCTCAACAGTATGAATAAAGCTCACGGAGGTATCAGCTACAGCTTGGCAGATACCGCTTTTGGTTTTGCAGCAAATACTCACGGTAAATATGCTGTATCAATAGAAACATCCATAAATCATATTGAAGCCTTGAATGAAGGCGATTACCTTATCGCAGAGTCGGTAATAGAAAAAGTAAATAATAAATTAGGGTTCAATATTGTAGAAGTAAAACGAGGCGACGAATTGGTTGCTTTGTTTAAAGGAGTAGTCTATCGAACCTCAAAAGATTGGGAATAA
- the pcaF gene encoding 3-oxoadipyl-CoA thiolase — MEAYIIDGIRTPIGNYKGTLSTIRTDDLAALVIAEVVKRNPSIPKEAFDDVIMGCANQAGEDNRNVARMALLLAGLPFTVPGETVNRLCSSGLSAIIHANRAIKAGDGDLFISGGVENMTRGPYVIAKPSSAFGTDAKMYDSSFGWRFVNKKMHDMYGTDGMGNTAENLVEKHKITREDQDAFAYSSQMKASKAQKNGRFAKEIVPVEIPQRKKDPIIFKDDEFIKPGTTKEILAKLRPAFKKEGGSVTAGNSSGLNDGAAATIIASENAVKKYNLKPMAKIVSSAVVGVEPRIMGIGPVEASNKALKKAGLTMDDMDVIELNEAFASQALACIREWGLKDDDPRINPNGGSIAIGHPLGVTGARLTYSAALELQETGKKYALVTMCVGVGQGYAAVIENIPT; from the coding sequence ATGGAAGCATATATAATAGATGGTATTAGAACACCAATAGGAAATTATAAAGGAACACTAAGTACAATTCGTACAGATGATTTAGCAGCTCTAGTCATTGCTGAAGTGGTTAAAAGAAACCCTTCAATCCCTAAAGAAGCATTTGATGATGTTATTATGGGGTGCGCAAATCAAGCTGGTGAAGACAACCGTAACGTAGCCAGAATGGCGCTTTTACTTGCGGGGTTGCCTTTTACCGTTCCAGGCGAAACAGTAAATCGATTGTGTAGTAGTGGGCTATCTGCCATAATTCACGCCAACAGAGCTATAAAAGCCGGTGATGGTGATTTATTCATTTCCGGCGGTGTGGAGAATATGACAAGAGGTCCTTATGTGATTGCAAAACCTTCCAGCGCGTTTGGAACCGACGCAAAAATGTATGATAGTAGTTTTGGGTGGCGATTTGTCAATAAGAAAATGCATGATATGTACGGCACCGATGGGATGGGTAATACTGCCGAAAATTTAGTCGAGAAACATAAAATCACTCGTGAAGACCAAGATGCATTTGCATATAGCAGTCAGATGAAAGCTTCTAAAGCACAAAAAAATGGTCGTTTTGCTAAAGAAATTGTACCGGTAGAAATTCCACAGCGTAAAAAAGACCCGATTATCTTTAAAGATGATGAATTTATCAAACCCGGAACAACCAAAGAGATTTTAGCCAAATTACGTCCGGCCTTCAAAAAAGAAGGTGGAAGTGTTACAGCCGGAAACAGTTCTGGTTTAAATGATGGCGCTGCGGCGACGATTATTGCTTCAGAAAATGCCGTAAAGAAATACAACTTAAAACCAATGGCAAAGATTGTCAGTTCTGCAGTTGTTGGTGTAGAGCCTCGTATTATGGGAATTGGCCCAGTAGAAGCTTCAAACAAAGCATTGAAAAAAGCAGGCTTAACAATGGACGATATGGATGTAATTGAACTTAATGAAGCATTTGCATCGCAAGCATTAGCGTGTATTCGCGAATGGGGATTAAAAGATGATGATCCACGTATTAACCCGAACGGTGGATCAATTGCAATTGGTCACCCACTAGGCGTTACCGGAGCTCGTTTAACCTATTCTGCAGCGTTAGAACTTCAAGAAACTGGAAAGAAATATGCTTTAGTGACCATGTGTGTAGGAGTTGGACAAGGTTACGCAGCTGTAATAGAAAATATTCCTACGTAG
- a CDS encoding short chain dehydrogenase has translation MKILIIGGNGTIGKTVTKRFSEENDEVIIAGRSSGDVTVDIANPDSIEEMFQKTGNVDAIINIAGDAKWDSFDNLSEEDFYIGIKSKMMGQVNLVRLGRNYLNDNGSITLTTGILADEPVDKTTSAAMVNGAVESFTKAAALELTNGLRINVVSADMVEDAYEKYKDYFPGNTPVPMRKITDGYFKSVKGKINGQIIRIRA, from the coding sequence ATGAAAATACTAATTATAGGAGGAAATGGAACCATTGGAAAAACGGTAACTAAACGTTTTTCTGAAGAAAATGATGAGGTTATAATCGCTGGAAGATCTTCAGGAGATGTTACAGTAGATATTGCAAATCCAGATTCTATTGAAGAAATGTTTCAGAAAACCGGAAACGTAGATGCAATTATAAACATAGCTGGTGATGCCAAATGGGATTCGTTTGATAACCTTTCAGAAGAAGATTTCTACATTGGGATTAAAAGTAAAATGATGGGGCAAGTTAACCTAGTTAGACTTGGTAGAAACTATCTGAATGACAATGGAAGCATCACATTAACCACCGGAATTCTCGCAGACGAGCCTGTAGATAAAACAACAAGTGCTGCAATGGTTAATGGCGCTGTAGAAAGTTTTACAAAAGCTGCAGCGTTAGAACTAACAAACGGATTGCGGATAAATGTAGTTTCAGCAGATATGGTTGAAGATGCATATGAGAAATACAAAGATTATTTTCCTGGAAATACACCTGTGCCAATGCGAAAAATAACCGATGGCTATTTTAAAAGTGTAAAAGGAAAAATTAATGGTCAAATAATTAGAATTAGAGCTTAA